In Papaver somniferum cultivar HN1 chromosome 1, ASM357369v1, whole genome shotgun sequence, a genomic segment contains:
- the LOC113338639 gene encoding aspartic proteinase nepenthesin-1-like, giving the protein MGLITLFILFLTISHVSLLQINSVIAVSPSGFSLKIIHSDSKESPLYPGDHLTPEERLQRLVQQSKDRARYVGIQVSSDSSSNETTNPINPNSTSIPVSYEGVGAFYVAEIGIGTFPLSLQPYEENYLIVDTGSEIIWTQCDGARNNSRYFHQDKPLYPAGNSRTYQPLLCQDHHPLCFPGGCEAGRCTYLASYPSTAWSRGVLAKEKFTVNKDQNETFDIIMGCGFWQNGFEEFLGSGSLRGKPDLVTGVLGLGSGPRSLTSQLQISTFSHCLKPYSSGEALTVPSTYLRFGSNATIGGESQHVSKTPFVAPPTGRGPYFLNLEGISINGIRVPLLEKKDFEYDRRTGKGGFFIDSGTPFSVMYQPHFDKVSERVIAYFHDLGINYDEGLGRGNFKTCFAKPNRHFAYPPMTLHFEDADFLLDKPETVFSITLVDFCLGIIPSEANVNLFGAMQQAGKTMLYDTSELTLSFAAEDC; this is encoded by the coding sequence TTATTACAAATTAACTCAGTCATTGCAGTTAGCCCAAGTGGGTTTAGTTTGAAGATCATCCATAGTGACTCTAAAGAATCACCTCTGTACCCAGGTGATCATTTAACACCAGAAGAAAGGTTACAAAGACTCGTCCAACAATCAAAAGATCGAGCACGTTACGTTGGAATACAAGTATCAAGTGATTCAAGTTCCAACGAAACCACAAACCCGATAAACCCCAATTCTACAAGCATACCTGTGTCTTACGAAGGTGTAGGAGCATTTTATGTTGCAGAGATAGGAATAGGTACTTTTCCTTTGTCTCTACAACCTTACGAGGAAAACTACTTAATTGTTGATACTGGCAGCGAGATTATATGGACTCAATGCGACGGTGCTCGAAATAATTCTCGATATTTCCATCAAGACAAACCCTTATATCCAGCAGGAAATTCAAGAACCTATCAACCTCTTCTTTGTCAGGATCATCACCCTCTTTGCTTCCCAGGAGGATGTGAGGCAGGCCGATGTACTTACTTAGCATCTTACCCGTCGACGGCATGGTCGAGGGGTGTTTTGGCTAAAGAAAAATTCACTGTAAATAAAgatcaaaatgaaacttttgatattATCATGGGTTGTGGCTTTTGGCAAAATGGTTTCGAAGAATTTCTCGGTTCTGGTTCTCTAAGAGGAAAACCTGATCTTGTTACTGGAGTACTCGGTCTGGGATCGGGGCCTAGGTCCCTTACAAGTCAATTACAAATAAGCACCTTTTCCCACTGTCTGAAGCCATATAGTTCTGGTGAGGCTCTAACAGTTCCAAGCACGTATTTAAGGTTTGGTTCAAACGCGACAATCGGAGGTGAATCGCAACATGTATCCAAGACTCCCTTTGTTGCTCCTCCTACTGGCCGCGGTCCATATTTCTTGAATTTAGAGGGTATTAGCATAAATGGGATTAGAGTCCCCTTActtgaaaaaaaggatttcgaataTGACCGGCGTACTGGAAAAGGAGGTTTTTTCATAGATTCAGGGACTCCATTTTCCGTTATGTACCAACCACATTTTGATAAAGTTTCGGAAAGGGTTAttgcatattttcatgatttgggtATTAATTATGATGAAGGATTAGGTCGTGGTAATTTTAAGACTTGTTTTGCAAAACCTAACAGGCATTTCGCGTATCCACCTATGACACTTCACTTTGAAGACGCGGATTTTCTACTCGACAAACCGGAGACTGTCTTTTCTATCACTCTTGTTGATTTTTGTTTAGGTATTATTCCATCCGAGGCGAATGTAAACCTTTTCGGAGCAATGCAGCAAGCTGGCAAAACGATGTTGTATGATACTTCTGAACTGACACTGTCATTTGCTGCGGAGGATTGCTAA